In Bradyrhizobium erythrophlei, a single genomic region encodes these proteins:
- a CDS encoding carbohydrate ABC transporter permease → MSTLVERAVARAPRRSAFRLGHMSDRAIAWLFITPSVLLLLAINIFPLLWTIQLSFTNYRANRPNAPLRYVGLDNYRDILTDPDIWHAMQATAHFVLWSIVLEMVLGFSLALLINRRFRGHSFWTTMILLPMMLSPAVVGNFWTFLLQPQIGLFNSAVALVTGADPSSFQMIGNVALAPWSIIMVDVWMWTPYVMLICLAGLRSIPDYIYEAAEVDRASPWRQFWSITLPMVMPFLMLAILFRAIENFKMFDMVNLLTSGGPGSTTEVASITLKREAFEKWRTGYSSALAIILFVTVFGAANIYVRALDRVKQR, encoded by the coding sequence ATGAGCACCCTTGTTGAACGGGCCGTCGCCCGAGCGCCGCGCCGATCGGCGTTCCGGTTGGGCCACATGTCGGACCGCGCCATCGCCTGGCTTTTCATCACGCCGTCGGTGTTGCTGCTGCTTGCGATCAACATCTTTCCGCTGCTGTGGACCATCCAGCTCTCCTTTACCAACTATCGCGCCAACCGCCCGAACGCTCCGCTCAGATATGTCGGTCTCGACAACTATCGCGACATCCTTACCGATCCAGACATCTGGCACGCGATGCAGGCGACCGCGCATTTCGTGCTGTGGTCGATCGTGCTCGAAATGGTGCTCGGCTTTTCTCTCGCGCTGCTGATCAATCGCCGCTTCCGTGGCCACAGTTTCTGGACCACGATGATCCTTTTGCCGATGATGCTGTCGCCGGCGGTGGTCGGTAACTTCTGGACCTTCCTGCTCCAGCCGCAGATCGGCCTGTTCAACAGCGCGGTCGCGCTCGTCACCGGAGCCGATCCGAGTTCTTTCCAGATGATCGGCAACGTGGCGTTAGCGCCCTGGTCCATCATCATGGTCGATGTCTGGATGTGGACGCCTTATGTGATGTTGATCTGCCTCGCGGGCCTGCGTTCGATCCCCGACTACATCTATGAAGCCGCGGAGGTCGATCGCGCGTCTCCCTGGCGGCAGTTCTGGTCGATCACACTGCCGATGGTGATGCCGTTCCTGATGCTCGCCATCCTGTTCCGCGCGATCGAGAACTTCAAGATGTTCGACATGGTCAACCTCTTGACCTCGGGCGGCCCTGGCTCGACGACCGAAGTCGCCTCGATCACGCTCAAGCGCGAGGCGTTCGAGAAGTGGCGGACCGGTTATTCGTCGGCATTGGCAATCATTCTGTTCGTCACTGTGTTCGGCGCCGCCAACATCTATGTCAGGGCTCTTGATCGGGTAAAGCAGCGATGA
- a CDS encoding ABC transporter ATP-binding protein yields MADVSLVDISKRFGAVEAVRNLSLSIADGEFVVLLGPTGAGKTTTLRLIAGLERPDRGIVVIRGRDVTREVPADRDVAFVFQQYSLYPHLTVYDNLAFPLRSPAHRTDESLIRRRVQHVAELLHIEQKLGNRATALSGGEMQRVAIGRALVREPAVYLMDEPLSSLDAKLRAELRLELKRIQRELGTTILYVTHDQIEAMTMADRIGVMNEGELIQLGTPRDIYERPESAYVASRLGMPTINLVPAEALAGQSPPEARTAGLRTEHIRIFPPYHPGPRARVYLVEHLGDQNHVHLRLDAHSLVTLADPAQELKAGDEVSLEFREPLYFDQRGNRIVTQRRPA; encoded by the coding sequence ATGGCTGATGTCTCCCTTGTCGATATCAGCAAGCGTTTCGGCGCGGTGGAGGCGGTCCGCAATCTCTCGCTTTCGATCGCCGACGGCGAGTTCGTCGTGCTGCTCGGGCCGACCGGCGCCGGCAAGACCACCACGCTGCGGCTGATCGCCGGGCTGGAGCGGCCCGATCGCGGCATCGTGGTGATCCGTGGCCGCGATGTCACCAGGGAGGTGCCTGCCGACCGTGACGTCGCTTTCGTTTTCCAGCAATATTCGCTGTATCCGCATCTCACAGTCTACGACAATCTGGCGTTTCCGCTGCGCTCGCCGGCACACCGGACGGACGAGTCTTTGATCCGCCGCCGTGTCCAGCACGTGGCGGAGCTGTTGCATATCGAACAAAAGCTGGGCAATCGTGCGACCGCATTGTCTGGCGGCGAGATGCAACGCGTGGCAATCGGCCGTGCGCTGGTGCGCGAACCTGCCGTCTACCTGATGGATGAGCCGCTGTCCTCGCTCGACGCAAAACTCCGCGCAGAGTTGCGCCTCGAGCTCAAGCGCATCCAGCGCGAGCTTGGCACCACCATTCTCTATGTCACGCACGATCAGATCGAAGCCATGACCATGGCCGATCGCATCGGCGTCATGAACGAAGGCGAGCTGATCCAGCTCGGCACGCCCCGGGACATCTACGAGCGGCCGGAAAGCGCCTATGTGGCGAGCCGGCTTGGGATGCCCACCATCAACCTTGTTCCGGCCGAGGCGCTGGCAGGCCAATCGCCGCCGGAGGCGAGGACCGCAGGCTTGCGGACCGAGCACATCCGGATTTTTCCGCCCTATCACCCGGGGCCGCGCGCGCGGGTATACCTCGTGGAGCATCTCGGCGACCAGAATCATGTTCATCTCAGGCTGGACGCCCATTCGCTGGTCACGCTTGCCGATCCAGCCCAGGAGCTGAAGGCCGGCGATGAGGTCTCGCTTGAATTCAGGGAGCCGCTCTATTTCGATCAGCGCGGCAACCGAATCGTGACCCAGAGGCGGCCTGCATGA
- a CDS encoding ABC transporter ATP-binding protein produces MAGIRLEQVVKSFGAFSAVKGVDFTVDDGSFFVILGPSGCGKTTTLRMIAGLELPTSGRILLDGEDVTALPASARDIAFVFQLFALYPHMNVRQNIGFPLRCQNLPRGEIRRSVDEAAKLLRIDHLLDRRVGGLSGGDRQRVALGRAIVRRPKAFLMDEPLGALDAEFRRLMCSELRELHDRIEATSIYITHDQLEAMAMADRIAVMNQGRVEQIGTPQEIYDRPRTMFVADFIGAPPMSFLRLHTSLRRGDRLVMIDGAPVEMPELFEDRAEGKFALGVRPENVSFADGSQLRGQVIGAEYLGTTQIVTVTTASGQVKARLPSGNPVQVGETVGLKLRSDRLSLFDAASGDALSSSLHAGGHHG; encoded by the coding sequence ATGGCAGGGATCAGGCTCGAGCAGGTTGTCAAATCCTTCGGAGCGTTCTCCGCCGTCAAGGGCGTCGATTTCACGGTGGATGACGGCTCGTTCTTTGTCATTCTCGGTCCGTCGGGTTGCGGCAAGACCACGACGCTGCGGATGATCGCGGGGCTGGAGTTGCCGACTTCCGGCCGCATCCTGCTCGATGGCGAGGACGTGACCGCGCTGCCCGCGTCGGCTCGGGACATCGCCTTCGTGTTCCAGCTCTTCGCGCTCTATCCCCACATGAACGTCCGCCAGAACATCGGCTTTCCGCTGCGCTGCCAGAACTTGCCGCGGGGCGAGATCAGGAGGAGCGTCGACGAAGCCGCGAAGCTGTTGCGGATCGATCATCTGCTTGACCGCAGGGTCGGCGGCCTTTCCGGCGGTGACCGGCAGCGCGTCGCGCTCGGTCGCGCCATTGTGCGCCGGCCGAAAGCCTTCCTGATGGACGAGCCGCTGGGCGCGCTCGATGCGGAGTTTCGTCGGCTGATGTGCAGCGAGTTGCGCGAGCTGCACGATCGCATCGAAGCTACCTCGATCTACATCACTCACGACCAGCTCGAGGCGATGGCCATGGCCGATCGGATCGCCGTCATGAACCAGGGCCGCGTCGAGCAAATCGGCACGCCACAGGAAATCTACGATCGCCCGAGGACGATGTTTGTGGCGGATTTCATCGGCGCGCCGCCGATGAGCTTCCTCCGTCTTCACACCTCACTGCGGCGTGGCGATCGCCTTGTCATGATCGACGGTGCCCCCGTTGAGATGCCCGAGCTGTTCGAGGATCGGGCGGAAGGAAAATTCGCGCTGGGGGTGCGTCCGGAAAACGTATCTTTTGCCGATGGCTCGCAATTGCGAGGTCAAGTGATTGGCGCCGAGTATCTCGGGACGACACAGATCGTCACCGTGACCACAGCGAGTGGCCAGGTGAAGGCGCGGCTGCCGTCCGGCAATCCGGTGCAGGTCGGCGAGACGGTCGGACTGAAGCTGCGCTCTGACCGGCTGTCGTTGTTCGATGCGGCCAGCGGCGATGCGCTGTCTTCATCGCTCCATGCGGGAGGGCATCATGGCTGA
- the ptsP gene encoding phosphoenolpyruvate--protein phosphotransferase, producing the protein MDHRTSRAPHRIEGRPAAPGIAVGPLLRLVTAKSVARKSRSKASEQQALVDAIETSRLDLTVLAGKLKDEDAEAILAFQIALLDDENLAAPAFALIAGGEAANRAWLAAIDPEIATYDQADDPYFRARASDLRDLRDRVLRRLAGEVDQAVPSGVIVAAEDMPPSVFLATEWRDGGLVLRRGSPSSHVAILARSRGVPMIVGVDIDHLESGVDAVLDGDKGALIINPNAALRANYHRRLVEQAAARQSGSAFSGPVSTASGEQVQLMINVTGLAELKQMNPSQVDGIGLMRTEFLFQEREALPTEEEQYQVYRQMAEWAAGKPVTIRTLDAGGDKPIAGLTEAGDLNPFLGVRGVRLSLKRLDVFRVQLRALARAAVTGNLKVMIPMVTVPEELDRCRDLFRSVVGELNDQGGAAAMPPIGMMVEVPAAAIAVEDFNADFYSIGSNDLIQYVMATSRDEPQLADLARPSRAVFQLIAHVVDHARRRGREASLCGDLAGDPQQVASLLDQGLRSFSVAPGALGPVRGAISRYSGKA; encoded by the coding sequence ATGGACCATAGGACGTCTCGCGCGCCACATCGCATCGAAGGCAGGCCCGCCGCCCCGGGCATCGCCGTGGGGCCGCTGCTGCGGCTCGTTACGGCGAAGTCTGTTGCGCGCAAGTCGCGCTCCAAAGCCAGTGAGCAGCAAGCCCTCGTGGACGCGATCGAGACCTCCAGGCTTGATCTGACCGTGCTCGCCGGCAAGCTAAAGGACGAGGACGCCGAGGCCATCCTCGCGTTCCAGATCGCACTGCTCGACGACGAGAACCTCGCCGCTCCCGCCTTTGCACTGATTGCCGGAGGCGAGGCCGCCAATCGGGCGTGGCTTGCCGCCATCGACCCCGAGATCGCAACCTACGATCAGGCCGACGATCCCTATTTTCGCGCCCGTGCATCCGACCTGCGTGACCTCCGCGACCGGGTGCTACGGCGGCTTGCCGGCGAAGTCGATCAGGCCGTGCCGTCCGGCGTTATCGTTGCGGCGGAAGATATGCCGCCGTCGGTATTCCTTGCCACCGAGTGGCGCGACGGCGGCCTGGTATTGCGGCGCGGCAGCCCGTCGAGCCATGTCGCGATCCTCGCGCGCTCGCGCGGCGTGCCGATGATCGTCGGCGTCGACATCGATCATCTTGAGAGCGGGGTCGATGCCGTGCTGGATGGCGACAAAGGGGCGTTGATCATCAATCCAAACGCCGCGTTGCGTGCAAACTATCACCGGCGTCTTGTCGAGCAGGCGGCGGCGCGGCAGTCGGGGTCAGCGTTCAGCGGCCCAGTGTCGACGGCAAGCGGTGAGCAGGTCCAGCTGATGATCAATGTCACAGGCCTCGCCGAGCTCAAGCAGATGAATCCGTCTCAGGTCGACGGCATTGGCTTGATGCGGACGGAGTTCCTGTTCCAGGAGCGGGAGGCGTTGCCGACCGAGGAAGAGCAATACCAGGTCTACCGGCAGATGGCGGAATGGGCCGCTGGCAAGCCGGTGACCATTCGCACGCTGGATGCCGGCGGGGACAAGCCGATCGCGGGCCTGACAGAGGCCGGCGATCTCAATCCATTTCTCGGCGTGCGCGGCGTGCGGCTGTCGCTGAAGCGGCTCGACGTCTTCCGCGTTCAGCTCAGGGCGCTGGCGCGCGCTGCGGTGACAGGAAATCTGAAGGTCATGATACCCATGGTGACGGTACCAGAAGAGCTCGATCGGTGCCGTGACCTCTTTCGCAGCGTCGTCGGCGAGCTGAACGACCAGGGGGGCGCGGCGGCGATGCCGCCGATCGGCATGATGGTCGAGGTCCCGGCTGCCGCGATTGCGGTTGAGGATTTCAATGCGGACTTCTATTCGATCGGCAGCAACGACCTCATTCAATATGTCATGGCTACAAGCCGCGACGAGCCGCAGCTCGCCGATCTCGCGCGTCCCTCGCGCGCGGTGTTCCAACTCATCGCTCACGTGGTGGATCATGCGAGGCGCCGCGGCCGGGAGGCGAGCCTGTGCGGTGACCTCGCGGGCGATCCGCAGCAAGTCGCCTCATTGCTTGACCAGGGCTTGCGCAGCTTTTCGGTAGCGCCGGGAGCGCTTGGACCGGTGAGAGGTGCAATCTCCCGCTATTCGGGCAAAGCCTAA
- the dhaK gene encoding dihydroxyacetone kinase subunit DhaK, with amino-acid sequence MKKLINAVEDVVKESLAGFCSAHSDIVRLGEAAPFVLRRHLKRGKVALVSGGGSGHEPLHGGFVGEGMLDAAVPGQVFTSPTPDLIIAAIEAADTGGGVLLIVKNYEGDVMNFDMAREMSGKSVATVITDDDVAVETSTYSTGRRGVAGTLIVEKILGAAAEQGRSLAELKALGDRVNAATRSIGIALTSCTVPAAGKPTFELGDDEMEVGVGIHGEPGRRRVKLRPAKEIAAEMVGAITADLGARARGDVILLINGFGGTPLSELYLMYNDVRHGVEAAGGTVARSLVGNFVTSLDMAGCSATVSLLDEELRRLWDAPVHTAALRWGI; translated from the coding sequence ATGAAGAAGCTGATCAATGCCGTCGAGGACGTGGTCAAGGAAAGCCTTGCGGGATTTTGCAGTGCGCATTCCGACATTGTTCGCCTAGGCGAAGCCGCTCCCTTTGTGCTGCGCCGTCATCTCAAGCGAGGCAAGGTGGCCCTGGTATCGGGCGGCGGCTCGGGACACGAGCCGCTCCATGGCGGATTCGTCGGGGAAGGCATGTTGGACGCCGCCGTTCCCGGACAGGTCTTTACCTCGCCCACGCCGGATCTCATCATTGCGGCCATCGAAGCCGCCGACACCGGCGGCGGGGTGCTGTTGATTGTGAAGAATTACGAAGGCGACGTCATGAACTTCGATATGGCGCGAGAGATGTCCGGGAAATCGGTCGCGACCGTGATCACCGACGACGATGTCGCCGTCGAGACCTCGACTTATTCCACTGGGCGGCGCGGGGTGGCCGGCACGCTGATCGTGGAGAAGATCCTGGGTGCGGCGGCCGAACAAGGCAGGAGTCTTGCCGAGCTGAAGGCGCTCGGCGATCGCGTCAACGCCGCGACGCGCTCGATTGGCATCGCGCTGACGAGCTGTACCGTTCCCGCGGCCGGCAAGCCGACCTTCGAGCTAGGCGATGACGAGATGGAGGTCGGCGTCGGCATCCACGGCGAACCGGGACGCCGGCGGGTCAAGCTCAGGCCGGCGAAAGAGATCGCGGCCGAGATGGTCGGCGCTATCACCGCCGATCTTGGCGCGCGGGCGAGGGGAGACGTGATCCTGTTGATCAACGGCTTCGGTGGCACACCGCTGTCCGAGCTCTACCTCATGTACAACGACGTCCGCCACGGCGTCGAAGCCGCCGGCGGCACCGTCGCTCGGTCACTGGTCGGCAATTTCGTTACCTCGCTCGACATGGCCGGCTGCTCGGCGACGGTGTCGCTGCTCGATGAAGAATTGAGGCGCCTCTGGGATGCGCCCGTTCATACAGCCGCGCTGCGCTGGGGAATTTAG
- a CDS encoding cytochrome c biogenesis CcdA family protein, translating to MTDLILSLFAGMLTIVAPCTLPVLPILLGASIGQRAGARPALIAAGFVLSFAFVALALNAVATALRFDPDTLRKAGLALLLVFGALMIWPAAFERVTAKLANAGLAVQGTTAAQTNLGGFILGTTLGLIWTPCSGPVLGAILTAIATSPDHAHGALLLLTYTVGAALPMLGLAYGGQAISTRLRSLAPYAGRLQQAFGAVVIAFALSAFLQYDAIALAWLGQFIPETHFGL from the coding sequence ATGACCGATCTCATACTCTCGCTGTTCGCCGGCATGCTGACAATCGTCGCGCCCTGTACGCTACCGGTGCTCCCGATTCTGCTGGGAGCGTCAATCGGCCAGCGCGCCGGCGCCCGACCGGCTCTTATCGCGGCGGGTTTTGTGCTGTCGTTCGCCTTTGTGGCGCTTGCGTTGAACGCGGTTGCGACCGCTCTGCGCTTTGACCCCGACACGCTGCGCAAGGCGGGACTTGCACTCCTGCTGGTTTTCGGCGCGTTGATGATCTGGCCGGCTGCATTCGAGCGGGTGACGGCTAAACTAGCGAATGCTGGCCTTGCGGTGCAGGGGACAACGGCGGCCCAAACGAATCTCGGCGGCTTCATTCTCGGCACAACGCTCGGGCTTATCTGGACGCCTTGCTCAGGCCCAGTGCTGGGAGCGATCCTGACCGCAATTGCAACGTCGCCCGACCACGCCCACGGAGCGCTACTGCTGCTGACCTATACCGTCGGCGCGGCATTGCCCATGCTCGGCCTCGCTTATGGCGGACAGGCAATCTCGACAAGACTGAGAAGCCTTGCCCCTTACGCCGGGCGGCTGCAACAGGCCTTTGGCGCCGTCGTCATCGCGTTCGCGTTGAGCGCGTTTCTGCAATACGACGCAATCGCGCTCGCCTGGCTCGGTCAATTCATTCCGGAAACTCACTTCGGCCTGTAA
- a CDS encoding thioredoxin family protein has product MIQSRRTVLTTIAGLAAAALAAPVLAGDNRKLLQVADARATAPDFVGITKWFNSAPLSIGDLRGKVVLVDFWTYGCYNCVNTLPYVTKLYETYKDKGLVVVGIHTPEFPFERSAGNVQAALRRHGITYPVAQDNESATWNAWRNQYWPAQYIVDQRGNVVFSHAGEGQYDEIEHAVRRLLSATS; this is encoded by the coding sequence ATGATCCAATCGCGCAGAACCGTTCTCACCACAATCGCTGGTCTCGCCGCGGCCGCTCTGGCGGCGCCAGTATTAGCCGGCGATAATCGCAAGCTCCTTCAGGTGGCCGACGCCCGTGCTACGGCGCCTGATTTCGTCGGCATCACGAAATGGTTCAACTCGGCGCCGCTCTCGATCGGTGATTTGCGGGGCAAGGTGGTGCTGGTCGATTTCTGGACCTATGGCTGCTACAACTGTGTCAACACGCTGCCCTACGTGACCAAGCTCTACGAGACATACAAGGACAAGGGGCTTGTCGTCGTCGGCATCCACACCCCCGAATTTCCATTCGAACGGTCGGCCGGCAATGTGCAGGCTGCCCTGAGACGCCACGGTATCACCTATCCGGTGGCGCAGGACAACGAGTCGGCGACCTGGAACGCATGGCGCAATCAGTACTGGCCGGCCCAATATATCGTCGACCAGCGCGGCAACGTCGTGTTCAGTCATGCGGGCGAAGGTCAATATGATGAGATCGAGCACGCAGTCCGGCGTCTCCTGAGCGCGACAAGCTAG
- a CDS encoding carbohydrate ABC transporter permease, with translation MNTAAAHSVAEPSSLSKTIGGIIVATYAIIAILPLVWIFLTGFKTPTDSISYPPKIISEPSVEGYVNLFTTRSRQTPEFLASLPPPQTWYERLVRSRNMVIAGPSKVVPRFVNSMVIGFGSTFLAVCLGTIAAYAFSRFRVPLADDLLFFILSTRMMPPIAVAIPIYLMFRNLGLTDTKLGMILLYTAVNVSLAVWLLKGFIDEIPREYEEAAMVDGHSRLQAFFKVVLPQATTGIAATAIFCLIFAWNEYAFAVLLTSGDAQTMPPFIPFIIGEGGQDWPAVAAATTLFFLPILLFTILLRRHLLRGITFGAVRK, from the coding sequence ATGAACACGGCAGCCGCCCATTCCGTCGCCGAGCCGTCGTCGCTGTCCAAGACGATCGGCGGGATCATCGTTGCTACCTACGCCATCATCGCCATCCTGCCGCTGGTGTGGATCTTCCTGACCGGCTTCAAGACCCCGACGGATTCGATCTCCTATCCGCCGAAGATCATCTCCGAGCCGTCGGTTGAGGGCTACGTCAATCTGTTCACGACGCGCTCGCGGCAGACGCCCGAGTTTCTCGCCAGCCTGCCGCCGCCGCAGACCTGGTACGAGCGCCTGGTGCGCTCGCGCAACATGGTGATCGCGGGACCCTCGAAGGTCGTGCCGCGCTTTGTCAACTCGATGGTGATCGGGTTCGGTTCGACCTTCCTCGCGGTGTGCCTCGGCACGATCGCGGCTTATGCGTTTTCTCGCTTCCGCGTGCCACTTGCGGACGACCTTCTGTTCTTCATCCTGTCGACGCGAATGATGCCGCCGATCGCGGTCGCGATCCCGATCTATCTGATGTTCCGCAACCTCGGCCTGACCGACACCAAGCTCGGCATGATCCTGCTCTACACCGCGGTCAATGTGTCGTTGGCGGTCTGGCTGCTGAAGGGGTTCATCGACGAGATCCCACGCGAATACGAAGAGGCCGCCATGGTTGACGGCCATAGCCGTCTGCAGGCCTTCTTCAAGGTTGTGTTGCCGCAGGCCACGACGGGCATCGCCGCGACCGCGATCTTCTGTCTGATTTTCGCCTGGAACGAATATGCGTTCGCGGTGCTACTCACCAGCGGCGACGCGCAGACCATGCCGCCGTTCATCCCCTTCATCATCGGCGAGGGAGGCCAGGATTGGCCGGCGGTTGCTGCCGCAACTACGCTGTTCTTCCTGCCGATCCTGCTCTTCACCATCCTTTTGCGCCGCCATCTGCTGCGGGGCATCACCTTTGGAGCGGTCCGCAAATGA
- a CDS encoding pentapeptide MXKDX repeat protein has protein sequence MIKRAAIILSAVTLSYGLALAPKAFADDMKKDSMSKEDSMSKDSMKKDSMSKDSMSKDAMSKDSMSKDGMKKDEMKK, from the coding sequence ATGATTAAGCGCGCCGCCATTATCCTGTCAGCCGTGACCTTGTCATACGGGCTCGCGTTGGCACCCAAGGCTTTCGCCGACGACATGAAGAAGGACTCGATGTCGAAGGAGGACTCGATGTCCAAAGACTCGATGAAGAAGGACTCGATGTCGAAGGATTCGATGTCCAAAGACGCGATGTCCAAGGACTCGATGTCGAAGGACGGCATGAAAAAGGACGAAATGAAGAAGTAA
- the dhaM gene encoding dihydroxyacetone kinase phosphoryl donor subunit DhaM, with protein MNKNVGIVIVSHSADVARGTAMMVEQMVGREVPLGWCGGDPDGGLGTNVEAIMAAIDKAWSEKGVAILVDLGGAETNSEMAIEMLPEARRGRVVVCNAPVVEGAVMAATEAASGATLEAVRSTAEELTPA; from the coding sequence ATGAACAAGAACGTGGGAATCGTGATTGTGTCCCATTCGGCGGATGTTGCCCGCGGCACCGCGATGATGGTCGAGCAGATGGTCGGCCGCGAGGTACCGCTCGGTTGGTGCGGCGGAGATCCGGATGGCGGACTCGGCACCAATGTCGAAGCGATCATGGCCGCGATCGACAAGGCCTGGTCGGAAAAAGGCGTCGCCATCCTTGTCGATCTCGGAGGTGCCGAGACCAACAGCGAGATGGCGATCGAGATGTTACCCGAAGCGCGCCGCGGCCGTGTCGTGGTTTGCAATGCGCCGGTGGTCGAAGGCGCCGTGATGGCGGCAACCGAAGCGGCGTCCGGCGCGACACTGGAGGCTGTGCGCAGCACCGCCGAAGAGCTGACGCCGGCTTGA
- a CDS encoding HPr family phosphocarrier protein: MNKHKASVLMRHEVGLHARPSVKLTKLAKAFESKIDLGLSPDGPWVDAKSIVKVMATKAPKDSTIYFRAEGKDAKAALDALVMLVDGDFQDGP; encoded by the coding sequence ATGAACAAGCACAAGGCATCGGTTCTTATGCGCCACGAGGTCGGGCTCCACGCCCGGCCTTCGGTTAAGCTGACCAAGCTTGCCAAGGCGTTCGAATCGAAGATCGACCTCGGGCTCTCGCCGGACGGTCCCTGGGTCGACGCCAAGAGCATCGTCAAGGTCATGGCAACGAAGGCGCCGAAAGACTCGACCATCTATTTTCGTGCGGAGGGCAAGGATGCGAAAGCGGCGCTGGACGCGCTGGTGATGCTGGTCGATGGAGATTTCCAGGATGGACCATAG
- the dhaL gene encoding dihydroxyacetone kinase subunit DhaL, with protein MDRDIRKRLIVAVANRIIAGAEELTDLDRAIGDGDHGSNMRRGFEAVLAAADVLSDKSFGEYLTAVGMTLVMKVGGASGPLYGTLFLSLGKSLADDVSREQVADAFAAAIEAVKARGKSDVGHKTMLDVFHPVLGALRGGGDGLPERLKATARRAAEDTIPMKAIRGRASFLGERSVGHMDPGARSSELIVDAVADVMEGCA; from the coding sequence ATCGATCGCGACATACGCAAACGCCTGATCGTGGCCGTGGCCAACCGCATCATCGCCGGCGCGGAGGAGTTGACCGATCTCGACCGCGCCATCGGCGATGGCGATCACGGCTCCAATATGCGTCGCGGCTTCGAAGCCGTGCTCGCCGCGGCCGATGTGCTCTCCGACAAGAGCTTTGGCGAATACTTGACGGCAGTCGGCATGACGCTCGTGATGAAGGTCGGTGGCGCCTCCGGTCCGCTCTATGGCACGCTGTTCTTGTCGCTCGGCAAGTCGCTTGCCGATGACGTGAGCCGGGAGCAGGTGGCGGACGCTTTCGCGGCCGCGATCGAGGCAGTCAAGGCGCGGGGGAAATCCGATGTCGGCCACAAGACCATGCTCGACGTGTTTCACCCCGTGCTCGGCGCGCTGCGCGGTGGCGGGGACGGGCTGCCGGAAAGGTTGAAGGCGACAGCCCGGCGCGCGGCAGAGGATACGATCCCGATGAAGGCCATTCGCGGGCGCGCTTCGTTTCTCGGCGAACGTAGCGTCGGACACATGGATCCGGGCGCGCGTTCCTCCGAACTGATCGTGGATGCGGTCGCAGACGTCATGGAAGGTTGTGCATGA
- a CDS encoding sugar O-acetyltransferase codes for MAGSATKHYDRVTDEFYRPSDPEIQRYLAAASDWISRYNTSPPSQRKSLLLDKLGFVGDGVEVRPPFFCDYGFNIKLGAGALINFNCVILDVVEVLIGDRPQIGPGVHIYAADHPRDEAVRKVGLELGRRVRIGRDVWIGGNAVILPGVSVGDNAIIGAGAVVTKDVPTGATAVGNPAGIL; via the coding sequence ATAGCAGGTAGTGCAACGAAGCACTATGATCGTGTGACGGATGAGTTTTATCGTCCCAGTGATCCCGAGATACAGCGGTACCTCGCCGCAGCATCGGATTGGATTAGCCGCTACAACACTTCACCGCCGTCACAGCGAAAATCACTTCTGTTAGACAAACTTGGCTTCGTCGGTGATGGTGTCGAAGTTAGGCCCCCATTCTTTTGTGACTACGGCTTCAACATCAAACTCGGTGCTGGAGCGCTCATCAATTTCAACTGCGTCATCCTGGATGTGGTCGAAGTTTTGATTGGAGACCGCCCACAAATTGGGCCGGGCGTTCACATCTACGCCGCAGATCATCCACGCGACGAAGCCGTGCGAAAAGTAGGACTTGAGCTTGGCCGCCGGGTTCGCATTGGCCGGGACGTCTGGATCGGTGGAAACGCCGTTATTCTCCCGGGCGTGAGCGTTGGTGACAACGCGATAATTGGGGCTGGTGCCGTCGTCACGAAGGATGTTCCAACTGGTGCAACCGCTGTTGGAAATCCAGCAGGGATCCTATGA